The region GTGGCCTCGCTGTCTGCCAGGGCTACGCGGTGGGATACATGGGGGGCGACGGCCAGAACCGACCCGAAGACGTGGTCTCGGTCTACCACTTGCTGCGCCGCCGTCATCTGCATCTGGCGAAGGTGCGGCGGGTGACGCGGGGCGATGGCTGGCAGCGCCGCGTCGTCACGCGCCTGTGCAACGCGATCTTCCCCCTGCTCTTCCCCGTGCGCTCGCGCGACATCAACGGCACGCCCAAGATCATGCGGGGCGACGTGTACCGCGCGTTGCGCCCGCGCAGCCGCGACTGGTTCATCGACGCCGAGATCATGATCAAGCTCGGCGCGCGCGGCGGCACCTGTGGCGAGGTCGATGTCGACTTCCTTCCTCGGGCCGGCGGGTCGTCGAACGTGCGCTGGACCACGCTGGCCGAGTTCCTGATCAACATCGTGCGGTTCACGTTCGAGCCGTGGCGCTGGCGCCCCCAGTCCGACGAGGCGGCCCTGCCGCGCAACGGGCGCAGCG is a window of Pseudomonadota bacterium DNA encoding:
- a CDS encoding glycosyltransferase family 2 protein: MPPRSRRCAARAARDAQPAPRGRTRDRGAAVLPLLPRPPAGAPAARALARVAAAGRAVLRRGAQAALRRHVNGPELSLVIPLYNEEANLPAVPDAIAAALVAAGIDYELVLVDNGSRDGTAAILDEMAARDPRIRIVTISENDGFGWGVTCGLAVCQGYAVGYMGGDGQNRPEDVVSVYHLLRRRHLHLAKVRRVTRGDGWQRRVVTRLCNAIFPLLFPVRSRDINGTPKIMRGDVYRALRPRSRDWFIDAEIMIKLGARGGTCGEVDVDFLPRAGGSSNVRWTTLAEFLINIVRFTFEPWRWRPQSDEAALPRNGRSAAAVMPEGSS